In Juglans microcarpa x Juglans regia isolate MS1-56 chromosome 8D, Jm3101_v1.0, whole genome shotgun sequence, the following are encoded in one genomic region:
- the LOC121243421 gene encoding caffeoylshikimate esterase-like isoform X1, producing MDLSLTLRFRPRELYLIAGKSISPIYFPGKQYLPIIPRLKTNLVTTVSTPRPHLVLKAKIRSPLEGVSEEMNAIAFQNLDFAPARRRVRLAFVEVQRQLDHCLFKMAPTGIRTEEWYERNSRGMEIFCKSWMPEPGVRIKGALFFCHGYGDTCTFFFEGIAKYIAASGYAVYALDHPGFGLSEGLHGYIPSFDELAYNVIENYSKIKGRPELRGLRCFLLGQSMGGAVALKVHLKEPYGWNGVILVAPMCKIAEDVKPPAPVLKVLTLMSKVMPKAKLFPQKDLAELAFRELRKRKMAAYNVISYNEQTRLKTAVELLKVTSEIEKQVEKVSSPLLILHGAADKVTDPLVSQFLYEKASAKDKTLKLYDDGYHCILEGEPDDRIFRVLNDIVSWLDSRCSLD from the exons ATGGACCTCTCTCTCACGCTGAGATTCCGACCCCGGGAACTCTATCTTATTGCCGGAAAATCCATCTCTCCGATCTACTTTCCCGGAAAGCAATATCTACCCATTATTCCCCGTCTCAAGACGAACCTAGTGACCACAGTTTCAACTCCAAGGCCTCACCTTGTTCTTAAGGCAAAGATAAGGTCACCACTGGAAGGCGTAAGTGAGGAGATGAATGCGATCGCTTTTCAGAACCTGGATTTCGCTCCCGCTAGAAGACGTGTCCGCTTGGCCTTCGTGGAGGTCCAACGGCAGCTTGATCATTGCTTGTTCAAG ATGGCTCCTACTGGGATCAGAACAGAGGAG TGGTACGAAAGGAACTCGAGGGGAATGGAAATTTTCTGTAAAAGCTGGATGCCAGAGCCTGGTGTTCGCATCAAAGGCGCTTTGTTTTTCTGCCATGGATATGGTGATACTTGCACATTCTTCTTTGAAG GTATTGCCAAGTATATTGCTGCATCTGGATATGCTGTTTATGCTTTGGACCATCCTGGTTTTGGCCTTTCTGAAGGGTTGCATGGTTACATCCCAAGCTTTGATGAATTAGCTTATAATGTAATAGAAAactattcaaaaatcaaag GAAGACCTGAATTGAGAGGGTTGCGCTGTTTTCTATTAGGACAGTCCATGGGTGGAGCCGTTGCTCTTAAAGTTCATCTAAAGGAACCATATGGATGGAATGGAGTCATTCTTGTGGCCCCAATGTGTAAA ATTGCAGAGGACGTGAAACCTCCAGCTCCAGTTCTGAAAGTGTTAACCCTCATGTCTAAGGTCATGCCAAAAGCAAAGCTCTTCCCTCAGAAAGATCTAGCTGAGCTAGCCTTCAGAGAgttgaggaaaagaaaaatg GCGGCCTACAATGTGATCTCTTATAATGAACAAACGCGGTTGAAAACTGCAGTGGAACTTTTGAAAGTGACTAGTGAAATTGAGAAACAAGTGGAGAAG GTTTCATCTCCATTGCTGATTCTTCATGGAGCTGCAGACAAGGTGACAGATCCGTTAGTAAGCCAGTTTCTTTATGAGAAGGCCTCTGCGAAAGACAAAACGCTAAAACTCTATGATGATGGTTATCACTGCATTCTGGAAGGGGAACCGGATGACAGAATATTTAGAGTCCTTAACGATATTGTTTCTTGGCTTGATTCTAGGTGTTCCCTTGACTAG
- the LOC121243421 gene encoding caffeoylshikimate esterase-like isoform X2 codes for MDLSLTLRFRPRELYLIAGKSISPIYFPGKQYLPIIPRLKTNLVTTVSTPRPHLVLKAKIRSPLEGVSEEMNAIAFQNLDFAPARRRVRLAFVEVQRQLDHCLFKMAPTGIRTEEWYERNSRGMEIFCKSWMPEPGVRIKGALFFCHGYGDTCTFFFEGIAKYIAASGYAVYALDHPGFGLSEGLHGYIPSFDELAYNVIENYSKIKGQSMGGAVALKVHLKEPYGWNGVILVAPMCKIAEDVKPPAPVLKVLTLMSKVMPKAKLFPQKDLAELAFRELRKRKMAAYNVISYNEQTRLKTAVELLKVTSEIEKQVEKVSSPLLILHGAADKVTDPLVSQFLYEKASAKDKTLKLYDDGYHCILEGEPDDRIFRVLNDIVSWLDSRCSLD; via the exons ATGGACCTCTCTCTCACGCTGAGATTCCGACCCCGGGAACTCTATCTTATTGCCGGAAAATCCATCTCTCCGATCTACTTTCCCGGAAAGCAATATCTACCCATTATTCCCCGTCTCAAGACGAACCTAGTGACCACAGTTTCAACTCCAAGGCCTCACCTTGTTCTTAAGGCAAAGATAAGGTCACCACTGGAAGGCGTAAGTGAGGAGATGAATGCGATCGCTTTTCAGAACCTGGATTTCGCTCCCGCTAGAAGACGTGTCCGCTTGGCCTTCGTGGAGGTCCAACGGCAGCTTGATCATTGCTTGTTCAAG ATGGCTCCTACTGGGATCAGAACAGAGGAG TGGTACGAAAGGAACTCGAGGGGAATGGAAATTTTCTGTAAAAGCTGGATGCCAGAGCCTGGTGTTCGCATCAAAGGCGCTTTGTTTTTCTGCCATGGATATGGTGATACTTGCACATTCTTCTTTGAAG GTATTGCCAAGTATATTGCTGCATCTGGATATGCTGTTTATGCTTTGGACCATCCTGGTTTTGGCCTTTCTGAAGGGTTGCATGGTTACATCCCAAGCTTTGATGAATTAGCTTATAATGTAATAGAAAactattcaaaaatcaaag GACAGTCCATGGGTGGAGCCGTTGCTCTTAAAGTTCATCTAAAGGAACCATATGGATGGAATGGAGTCATTCTTGTGGCCCCAATGTGTAAA ATTGCAGAGGACGTGAAACCTCCAGCTCCAGTTCTGAAAGTGTTAACCCTCATGTCTAAGGTCATGCCAAAAGCAAAGCTCTTCCCTCAGAAAGATCTAGCTGAGCTAGCCTTCAGAGAgttgaggaaaagaaaaatg GCGGCCTACAATGTGATCTCTTATAATGAACAAACGCGGTTGAAAACTGCAGTGGAACTTTTGAAAGTGACTAGTGAAATTGAGAAACAAGTGGAGAAG GTTTCATCTCCATTGCTGATTCTTCATGGAGCTGCAGACAAGGTGACAGATCCGTTAGTAAGCCAGTTTCTTTATGAGAAGGCCTCTGCGAAAGACAAAACGCTAAAACTCTATGATGATGGTTATCACTGCATTCTGGAAGGGGAACCGGATGACAGAATATTTAGAGTCCTTAACGATATTGTTTCTTGGCTTGATTCTAGGTGTTCCCTTGACTAG